A window of Lysobacter terrestris contains these coding sequences:
- a CDS encoding monovalent cation:proton antiporter-2 (CPA2) family protein: protein MHGDGLELPLVFLLAAVIAVPVFRRFGLGAVLGYLAAGVVLGPHVLGVVRDADRVLTASEIGVVMMLFVIGLELSPSRLRVMRKPVFGAGGAQVVLSGIALACAAMFGASLLGDATLGSAFEWKAALVAGLGLALSSTAVGLQLLSERKALASEHGRLAFAILLFQDLAAIPLLASIPLLGHAHAQGSEPISLAVLKAVVAIAVVGLGGRVVLRHLFRVVARTQMPEVFTGAALLTVLGAAWVMQLAGLSSGLGAFLAGVLLADSEFRHELESQIDPFKGLLLGLFFMAVGMSIDVQRVLAEPLLIAAIVAGFMGIKFLLLLAVGVRPGGLGRRESLQLAAVLAAGGEFAFVVFGEAVKAGVFDNALRDRLVAAVGLSMALTPVLVIAVSRLLVAHPVAKPKRAFDAIPDGHPQVLIAGFGRFGQIVARLLAANRTPFLVIENDIEQVAFSRRFGNQIYYGDPAKPELLRSAGAAGVKVFVVAIDNQEANLRTVEVVRRLYPDAVVFARARDRRHAWELMDLGARIMRETFHSSLKLGEQVLVELGVPAETARHHAQRFHDHDERLLLAQYQVRDDEDALKQTVQEARLELEELLNADAGEGVLGDIVATRPPREGGGA from the coding sequence ATGCACGGTGATGGACTCGAACTGCCGCTGGTCTTCCTGCTCGCCGCGGTGATCGCGGTGCCGGTGTTCCGGCGCTTCGGCCTGGGCGCGGTGCTGGGCTACCTCGCCGCGGGCGTGGTGCTGGGGCCGCACGTGCTCGGCGTGGTCCGCGATGCGGACCGCGTGCTGACCGCGTCGGAGATCGGCGTGGTGATGATGCTGTTCGTCATCGGCCTGGAACTGTCGCCATCGCGCCTGCGGGTGATGCGCAAGCCGGTGTTCGGCGCGGGCGGCGCGCAGGTGGTGCTCAGCGGCATCGCCCTCGCGTGCGCGGCGATGTTCGGCGCGAGCCTGCTCGGCGATGCGACGCTGGGCAGCGCGTTCGAATGGAAGGCGGCGCTGGTCGCCGGCCTCGGCCTGGCGCTGTCCTCCACCGCGGTCGGGCTGCAGCTGTTGTCGGAGCGCAAGGCGCTGGCGAGCGAGCACGGCCGGCTGGCGTTCGCGATCCTGCTGTTCCAGGACCTCGCCGCGATTCCCCTGCTCGCCTCGATCCCGCTGCTCGGCCACGCGCATGCACAGGGCAGCGAACCGATCTCGCTGGCGGTGCTCAAGGCGGTCGTCGCCATCGCGGTGGTGGGGCTGGGCGGCCGGGTGGTGCTGCGGCACCTGTTCCGCGTCGTCGCGCGCACGCAGATGCCCGAGGTCTTCACCGGCGCCGCGTTGCTGACCGTGCTCGGGGCGGCGTGGGTGATGCAGCTGGCCGGATTGTCGTCGGGGCTGGGCGCGTTCCTGGCCGGCGTGCTGCTCGCCGATTCGGAGTTCCGCCACGAACTCGAATCGCAGATCGATCCGTTCAAGGGCCTGCTGCTGGGCCTGTTCTTCATGGCCGTGGGCATGAGCATCGACGTGCAGCGCGTGCTCGCCGAGCCGCTGCTGATCGCGGCGATCGTCGCCGGCTTCATGGGCATCAAGTTCCTGCTGCTGCTCGCGGTCGGCGTGCGCCCGGGCGGGCTGGGCCGGCGCGAATCGCTGCAGCTGGCCGCGGTGCTGGCGGCCGGCGGCGAATTCGCCTTCGTCGTCTTCGGCGAAGCGGTGAAGGCCGGCGTGTTCGACAACGCCCTGCGCGACCGCCTCGTCGCCGCGGTCGGCTTGTCGATGGCGCTGACGCCGGTGCTGGTGATCGCGGTGTCGCGCCTGCTCGTCGCGCACCCGGTGGCGAAGCCCAAGCGCGCGTTCGATGCGATCCCGGACGGGCATCCGCAGGTGCTGATCGCCGGCTTCGGCCGCTTCGGCCAGATCGTCGCGCGCCTGCTCGCGGCGAACCGCACGCCGTTCCTGGTGATCGAGAACGACATCGAGCAGGTCGCCTTCTCGCGGCGCTTCGGCAACCAGATCTACTACGGCGATCCGGCCAAGCCCGAGCTGCTGCGCTCGGCGGGCGCCGCCGGGGTGAAGGTGTTCGTGGTCGCGATCGACAACCAGGAAGCCAACCTGCGCACGGTGGAAGTGGTGCGCCGGCTGTACCCGGACGCGGTGGTGTTCGCCCGCGCCCGCGACCGCCGCCACGCCTGGGAGCTGATGGACCTGGGCGCGCGGATCATGCGCGAGACCTTCCATTCCAGCCTCAAGCTCGGCGAGCAGGTGCTGGTCGAACTCGGCGTGCCGGCGGAGACCGCGCGCCACCACGCGCAGCGCTTCCACGACCACGACGAACGCCTGCTGCTGGCGCAGTACCAGGTGCGCGACGACGAGGACGCGCTCAAGCAGACCGTGCAGGAAGCGCGCCTGGAGCTGGAGGAACTGTTGAACGCCGACGCCGGCGAAGGCGTGCTCGGCGACATCGTGGCGACACGGCCGCCGCGCGAGGGCGGCGGCGCGTAG
- a CDS encoding energy transducer TonB — protein sequence MHRGSIVAGVVLALAACLAAASEPAESRAEVRKQVEASMLVTGRIEIDTAGKVIGYALDKQDRLPRGVVDMVGKAVPAWKFEPVVIDGKLVRAAASMSIRLVARKLDDDHLTVDIRSASFGSEGGKAEEMIRPAKRLIAPGYPAAAVRSGVTGAAYLLVKVGRDGKVIDVATEQVNLKVVATGDQMARWRDLLAAASMSQARKWSFAPPTEGPAAGAEFWVVRVPVVYAFDRTAYGTWEGYVPGPRQPNPWQNEDKEGVAFSPDTLPPGGAYLAGTGLKLLTAPSGG from the coding sequence ATGCATCGGGGATCCATCGTCGCCGGCGTCGTACTGGCGTTGGCCGCCTGCCTGGCCGCGGCGAGCGAGCCCGCCGAGAGCCGCGCCGAGGTCCGCAAGCAGGTCGAGGCCAGCATGCTGGTTACCGGCCGGATCGAGATCGACACCGCCGGCAAGGTCATCGGCTATGCGCTGGACAAGCAGGACCGGTTGCCGCGCGGCGTGGTCGACATGGTCGGCAAGGCCGTGCCGGCGTGGAAGTTCGAGCCTGTGGTGATCGACGGCAAACTGGTTAGGGCCGCCGCCAGCATGAGCATCCGCCTGGTTGCGAGGAAGCTCGATGACGACCACCTCACCGTGGATATCCGCAGCGCCTCCTTCGGCAGTGAGGGCGGCAAGGCAGAGGAAATGATCCGGCCGGCAAAGCGCTTGATCGCTCCGGGCTATCCGGCGGCCGCTGTACGCTCCGGCGTGACCGGTGCGGCGTATCTGCTGGTCAAGGTGGGCCGCGACGGCAAGGTGATCGATGTGGCGACCGAGCAGGTCAACCTGAAGGTGGTCGCGACCGGCGATCAAATGGCCCGCTGGCGCGACCTGCTCGCGGCCGCATCGATGAGCCAGGCGCGCAAGTGGTCGTTCGCTCCGCCTACCGAAGGGCCGGCTGCCGGCGCCGAGTTCTGGGTCGTGCGCGTACCGGTGGTCTACGCCTTCGACCGCACGGCGTATGGCACCTGGGAGGGCTACGTACCCGGCCCCCGCCAGCCCAATCCGTGGCAGAACGAGGACAAGGAAGGCGTCGCCTTCAGCCCCGATACGCTGCCCCCCGGAGGCGCTTACCTCGCCGGGACGGGGCTGAAATTGCTGACCGCGCCGTCGGGCGGCTGA
- the zwf gene encoding glucose-6-phosphate dehydrogenase has product MRTPASLLVIFGATGDLAQRMLFPSLYGLQADGLLPPAMRILGTGRTEIDGDRFRAQIGEAIRRNLAPVECNEATLQALLVRVDYLAADTGDAASLEQLGERIRALRGDGDVVYHLSTAPRFYTPVCEALGRMGLAGPGTRVMLEKPIGHDLASATAINDGVTRYFDEERVFRVDHYLGKEGVQNLLALRFGNVMFEPLWNARHVQQVQITVAETVGVEGRGDYYDHSGAMRDMLQNHMLQLLCLAAMEPPAHFEPSAVRNEKIKVLQSLRPIGRNDVLTETVAGQYTAGAVDGHMVPGYLDELGRPSHTETFVALRAHVDNWRWSGVPFYLRTGKRLPARTTEIHLQFRAVPHSIFPGAHMQPNALTIRLQPDEQIELKLMSKTPGLDRGGVRLSEVALDLDMHAEFAAIRRRPAYERLYLDAIEGNGTLFVRRDETEAAWAWIDAIFDGWRHAGVTPRPYPAGTWGPAAAVAMAERHGHSWRD; this is encoded by the coding sequence ATGCGAACTCCCGCCTCCCTGCTGGTGATCTTCGGCGCGACCGGCGACCTGGCGCAGCGCATGCTGTTCCCGTCGCTGTACGGCCTGCAGGCGGACGGGCTGCTGCCGCCGGCGATGCGCATCCTCGGCACCGGCCGTACCGAAATCGACGGTGACCGCTTCCGCGCACAGATCGGCGAGGCGATCCGGCGCAACCTCGCCCCGGTCGAATGCAACGAAGCCACGCTGCAGGCGCTGCTCGTGCGCGTCGATTACCTGGCCGCCGATACCGGCGACGCCGCGTCGCTCGAGCAGCTCGGCGAGCGCATCCGCGCGCTGCGTGGCGACGGCGATGTGGTCTACCACTTGAGCACCGCGCCGCGCTTCTACACGCCGGTGTGCGAAGCGCTCGGCCGCATGGGCCTGGCCGGGCCGGGCACGCGGGTGATGCTGGAAAAGCCGATCGGCCACGACCTGGCCAGCGCGACCGCGATCAACGACGGCGTCACCCGCTACTTCGACGAGGAGCGCGTGTTCCGCGTTGACCACTACCTCGGCAAGGAAGGCGTGCAGAACCTGCTGGCGCTGCGCTTCGGCAACGTGATGTTCGAACCGCTGTGGAACGCGCGCCACGTCCAGCAGGTGCAGATCACCGTCGCCGAAACCGTCGGCGTGGAAGGCCGCGGCGACTACTACGACCACTCCGGCGCGATGCGCGACATGCTGCAGAACCACATGCTGCAGCTGCTGTGCCTGGCCGCGATGGAGCCGCCCGCGCACTTCGAACCCTCGGCGGTGCGCAACGAGAAGATCAAGGTGCTGCAGTCGCTGCGCCCGATCGGCCGCAACGACGTGCTGACCGAAACCGTGGCCGGGCAGTACACCGCCGGTGCGGTCGACGGGCACATGGTGCCGGGCTATCTCGACGAGCTCGGCCGTCCCAGCCACACCGAGACCTTCGTCGCGCTGCGCGCGCACGTCGACAACTGGCGCTGGTCGGGCGTGCCGTTCTACCTGCGCACCGGCAAGCGCCTGCCGGCGCGCACCACCGAGATCCACCTGCAGTTCCGCGCGGTGCCGCATTCGATCTTCCCCGGCGCGCACATGCAGCCCAACGCGCTGACGATCCGCCTGCAGCCCGACGAACAGATCGAACTGAAGCTGATGAGCAAGACGCCGGGGCTGGACCGCGGCGGCGTGCGCCTGTCGGAGGTCGCGCTCGACCTCGACATGCACGCGGAATTCGCCGCGATCCGCCGCCGTCCCGCCTACGAACGGCTCTACCTCGATGCGATCGAAGGCAACGGCACCCTGTTCGTGCGCCGCGACGAGACCGAAGCGGCGTGGGCCTGGATCGACGCCATCTTCGACGGCTGGCGCCACGCCGGCGTCACCCCGCGCCCGTATCCCGCCGGCACCTGGGGGCCGGCCGCCGCGGTGGCGATGGCCGAGCGGCACGGCCACAGCTGGCGTGACTGA
- the pgl gene encoding 6-phosphogluconolactonase, translating into MAWIEHRYPDAAALAAALAARLEDVLREAIASRGHAMLALAGGRTPFPAYRALAARALDWRKVVLMPTDERCVPHDHPACNLREMREAFASAQGVRFASLTVDDGDPGRSAVHASTLLSQHAGTFDAVVLGMGNDAHTASLFPGAANLAAALDPLATFDACRIDPRPLPPEAPFPRITLTVARLLRARGVHLALVGAGKRAVLREAQAARDPLRQPVAAILDSPAAVHIHWSE; encoded by the coding sequence ATGGCCTGGATCGAACACCGTTATCCCGACGCCGCCGCGCTGGCCGCCGCGCTGGCCGCGCGCCTGGAGGACGTGCTGCGCGAAGCCATCGCCTCGCGCGGGCACGCGATGCTGGCGCTCGCCGGCGGACGCACGCCGTTCCCCGCCTATCGCGCGCTGGCCGCGCGCGCGCTGGACTGGCGCAAGGTGGTGCTGATGCCCACCGACGAACGCTGCGTGCCGCACGACCATCCGGCCTGCAACCTGCGCGAGATGCGCGAGGCGTTCGCGTCGGCGCAGGGCGTGCGCTTCGCCTCGCTCACCGTCGACGATGGCGATCCCGGCCGTTCGGCGGTGCACGCGAGCACGCTGCTGTCGCAGCACGCCGGCACCTTCGACGCGGTGGTGCTCGGCATGGGCAACGACGCGCATACCGCCTCGTTGTTTCCGGGCGCGGCGAACCTGGCCGCGGCGCTCGATCCGCTGGCCACGTTCGACGCCTGTCGCATCGATCCACGGCCGCTTCCGCCCGAAGCCCCGTTCCCGCGCATTACCCTCACGGTCGCGCGCCTGCTGCGCGCGCGCGGCGTCCACCTTGCCCTCGTCGGTGCCGGCAAGCGCGCGGTGCTGCGTGAGGCGCAGGCGGCGCGCGATCCGCTGCGGCAGCCCGTCGCGGCGATCTTGGATTCGCCCGCCGCCGTGCACATCCACTGGAGCGAATGA
- the edd gene encoding phosphogluconate dehydratase: MALHPVTERVTQRIADRSRPTRADYLARVDAARQSVPARTHLGCGNLAHGFAAAGEDKPRLRGARGGNIGIVSAYNDMLSAHQPYEPYPALIRMAARNAGGSAQVAGGVPAMCDGVTQGRAGMEMSLFSRDTIALATAVALSHDMFDAVLCLGICDKIVPGLLIGALSFGHLPVIFVPGGPMPSGLPNKEKAAVRQRYAEGKATREELLAAESASYHSPGTCTFYGTANSNQMLMEVMGLHLPGSAFVNPHTPLRDALTVAATEQALRITALGDNAGYRPLAHTIDEKAIVNAMVGLAATGGSTNHALHLVAIARAAGLIIDWDDLDELSRVTPLLARVYPNGSADVNHFHAAGGIGFVIRELLDAGLMHADIRCVHGGDLRQQQLEPYLDDTTLRWREPPAQSRDAGIVRPATEPFDSEGGLRRLQGNLGRAVAKISAVAPEYRAITAPARVFDTQDAMLDAFKAGALEGDFVAVVRGQGPRANGMPELHKLTPPLSVLQDRGQRIALLTDGRMSGASGKVLAAIHVSPEAADAGANAPISRIRDGDLLHIDADAGTLDALVDAAEWDARAPELASLHPNRTGLGRELFALMRTQVGTAEQGACSLFVAEAP, encoded by the coding sequence ATGGCGCTGCACCCTGTCACCGAACGCGTCACTCAGCGCATCGCCGACCGTAGCCGGCCGACGCGCGCGGACTACCTCGCACGCGTGGACGCGGCGCGCCAGTCGGTGCCTGCGCGCACCCACCTGGGCTGCGGAAACCTCGCCCACGGCTTCGCCGCGGCGGGCGAGGACAAGCCGCGGTTGCGCGGCGCGCGCGGCGGCAACATCGGCATCGTCAGCGCCTACAACGACATGCTCTCGGCGCACCAGCCGTACGAGCCGTATCCGGCGCTGATCCGCATGGCTGCGCGCAACGCCGGCGGCAGCGCGCAGGTCGCCGGCGGCGTGCCCGCGATGTGCGACGGCGTGACCCAGGGTCGCGCCGGCATGGAGATGTCGCTGTTCTCGCGCGACACGATCGCGCTGGCCACCGCGGTGGCGCTCTCGCACGACATGTTCGACGCGGTGCTGTGCCTGGGCATCTGCGACAAGATCGTGCCGGGCCTGCTGATCGGTGCGCTGAGCTTCGGCCACCTGCCGGTGATCTTCGTGCCGGGCGGGCCGATGCCGTCGGGCCTGCCGAACAAGGAGAAGGCCGCCGTGCGCCAGCGCTACGCCGAAGGCAAGGCGACGCGCGAGGAACTGCTGGCGGCCGAATCGGCGTCCTACCATTCGCCCGGCACCTGCACGTTCTACGGCACGGCCAATTCCAATCAGATGCTGATGGAGGTGATGGGCCTGCACCTGCCGGGCAGCGCCTTTGTCAATCCGCACACGCCGCTGCGCGATGCGCTGACCGTGGCCGCGACCGAACAGGCATTGCGCATCACCGCGCTCGGCGACAACGCCGGCTACCGCCCGCTGGCGCACACCATCGACGAAAAGGCGATCGTCAACGCGATGGTCGGCCTCGCCGCGACCGGCGGCTCCACCAACCATGCATTGCACCTGGTCGCGATCGCACGCGCCGCGGGACTGATCATCGACTGGGACGACCTCGACGAGCTGTCCCGGGTCACGCCCTTGCTGGCGCGCGTCTATCCCAACGGCAGCGCCGACGTGAACCATTTCCACGCCGCCGGTGGCATCGGTTTCGTCATCCGCGAACTGCTCGATGCCGGCCTGATGCACGCCGACATCCGCTGCGTGCACGGCGGCGACCTGCGCCAGCAGCAACTGGAGCCGTACCTCGACGACACCACGCTGCGCTGGCGCGAGCCGCCCGCGCAGTCGCGCGATGCGGGCATCGTGCGGCCCGCGACGGAACCGTTCGACAGCGAAGGCGGCCTGCGTCGCCTGCAGGGCAACCTCGGCCGCGCCGTCGCCAAGATCTCCGCGGTGGCGCCGGAATACCGCGCGATCACCGCGCCCGCGCGCGTGTTCGATACCCAGGACGCGATGCTCGACGCATTCAAGGCCGGTGCGCTCGAAGGCGACTTCGTCGCCGTGGTCCGCGGCCAGGGCCCGCGCGCCAACGGCATGCCGGAGCTGCACAAGCTCACCCCGCCGCTGTCGGTGCTGCAGGACCGCGGCCAGCGCATCGCGCTGTTGACCGACGGGCGCATGTCGGGCGCGTCGGGCAAGGTGCTCGCCGCGATCCACGTGTCACCCGAAGCCGCCGATGCCGGTGCAAACGCGCCTATTTCGCGCATCCGCGATGGCGACCTGCTGCACATCGATGCCGACGCCGGCACCCTGGACGCGCTGGTCGATGCCGCGGAATGGGACGCGCGCGCGCCTGAACTCGCCTCGCTGCACCCCAATCGCACCGGCCTCGGTCGCGAGCTGTTCGCGCTGATGCGCACCCAGGTCGGCACGGCGGAGCAGGGCGCGTGCAGCCTGTTCGTCGCGGAGGCGCCATGA
- the glk gene encoding glucokinase encodes MSFASPTLALIADVGGTNARFALTDPATAAPEIIEPRSLATAKFASLQHAAEHYLAELGANPDSAAIAVASPVHGEEIRLTNRAWSFTRRELKQALGLRQLSVINDFGAVSWAIPALQPHEYVTLHGRDDAPLVGPVSVIGPGTGLGVALLVGDAQRGWNAVETEGGHVSFAPLGEEELMIARWLTARFGRVSTERVLSGAGLSYIDAILRSDGNAPHDVALRDPAEIVAAALEGHDVSSRRALARFCAVLGSVVGDAGLIHGARTVMIAGGMVPRFIPFLRSSAFRERLLAKGRFVAYLESMTIRVITHPHPGLLGAAVAARAAQRASQ; translated from the coding sequence ATGAGTTTCGCCTCGCCCACCCTCGCCCTGATCGCCGACGTCGGCGGCACCAACGCGCGTTTCGCGCTGACCGATCCCGCCACCGCCGCGCCGGAGATCATCGAGCCGCGCTCGCTGGCCACGGCGAAGTTCGCCAGCCTGCAGCACGCCGCCGAGCACTACCTCGCCGAGCTCGGCGCGAATCCCGACAGCGCGGCGATCGCGGTCGCCAGCCCGGTGCACGGCGAGGAGATCCGCCTCACCAACCGCGCGTGGTCGTTCACCCGGCGTGAGTTGAAGCAGGCGCTGGGCCTGCGCCAGCTGTCGGTGATCAATGATTTCGGCGCGGTGTCGTGGGCGATTCCGGCGCTGCAGCCGCACGAATACGTCACCCTGCACGGCCGCGACGACGCGCCGCTGGTGGGCCCGGTCAGCGTGATCGGACCGGGCACCGGCCTGGGCGTGGCGCTGCTGGTCGGCGATGCGCAGCGCGGCTGGAATGCGGTCGAGACCGAAGGCGGCCACGTCAGCTTCGCGCCGCTCGGCGAGGAGGAGCTGATGATCGCGCGCTGGCTCACAGCGCGCTTCGGTCGCGTCTCCACCGAGCGCGTGCTGTCCGGCGCCGGCCTGTCGTACATCGACGCGATCCTGCGCAGCGACGGCAATGCGCCGCACGACGTCGCGTTGCGCGATCCGGCGGAGATAGTCGCGGCCGCGCTCGAAGGCCACGACGTGTCCTCGCGCCGCGCGCTGGCGCGGTTCTGCGCCGTGCTCGGCAGCGTGGTCGGCGATGCCGGCCTGATCCACGGCGCGCGCACGGTGATGATCGCCGGCGGCATGGTGCCGCGCTTCATTCCGTTCCTGCGCAGCAGCGCGTTCCGCGAGCGATTGCTCGCCAAGGGCCGCTTCGTCGCCTACCTCGAATCGATGACGATCCGCGTCATCACCCATCCCCATCCGGGCCTGCTCGGCGCGGCGGTGGCCGCGCGCGCGGCCCAGCGCGCTTCCCAATAA
- a CDS encoding bifunctional 4-hydroxy-2-oxoglutarate aldolase/2-dehydro-3-deoxy-phosphogluconate aldolase has product MNTTPTNLHAQRIDQVLLRAPVVPVLSIARLEDAVPLARALVDGGLPVLEVTLRTEAAIGAIRAIREQVPDASVGAGTVLTARDLSAVEAAGASFAISPGATDALYAAASDARIPLLPGIATASELMHGLELGYQRFKFFPAESSGGIGALKSFAGPFAQAKFCPTGGIDAARAPAYLSLSNVITVGGSWMVPADALAAGDWQRIANLARAAAALRIA; this is encoded by the coding sequence ATGAACACGACGCCGACCAACCTCCATGCCCAACGCATCGACCAGGTGCTGCTGCGCGCACCGGTGGTGCCGGTGTTGAGCATCGCCCGCCTCGAGGACGCGGTGCCGCTGGCGCGCGCGCTGGTCGACGGCGGCTTGCCGGTGCTGGAGGTGACGCTGCGCACCGAAGCGGCGATCGGCGCCATCCGCGCGATCCGCGAACAGGTGCCCGACGCGAGCGTCGGCGCCGGCACGGTGCTGACCGCACGCGACCTGTCCGCGGTCGAGGCCGCGGGCGCGAGCTTCGCCATTTCCCCCGGCGCTACCGACGCGCTGTACGCCGCGGCCAGCGACGCGCGCATCCCACTGCTGCCGGGGATTGCCACGGCGAGCGAACTGATGCACGGACTGGAGCTGGGCTACCAGCGCTTCAAGTTCTTCCCCGCCGAATCCAGCGGCGGCATCGGCGCGTTGAAATCGTTCGCCGGCCCGTTCGCGCAGGCGAAATTCTGCCCGACCGGCGGCATCGACGCGGCGAGGGCGCCGGCTTACCTGTCCCTGTCGAACGTGATCACCGTCGGCGGCTCGTGGATGGTGCCGGCCGACGCGCTGGCCGCCGGCGACTGGCAACGCATCGCCAACCTCGCGCGTGCAGCGGCGGCGTTGCGCATCGCCTGA